In the Rhabdothermincola sediminis genome, one interval contains:
- a CDS encoding acyl-CoA carboxylase subunit beta, producing MGASPPTTIDPRSEAFRANREAMMALLDEVRAAEARVLAGGGDRYVRRHRQRGKLLVRERIDLLVDRDSPFLELSALAGWGTDDPLGGAMVTGIGQIAGVECVISANDPTVKGGTSSPTTIAKSLRAQEIALRNRLPVVNLTESGGADLPKQADVFVPGGATFKNLTRLSAAGIPTVTLVFGSSTAGGAYVPGMSDYTVFVEGGAKVFLGGPPLVKMAIDEDADEEQLGGAEMHARVSGLADFLAANEHDALRLGRTIVRRLGWRKAGPPPRGPGAPPRLDPEELLGVAPADVRIPFDAREVLWRVVDDSNFDEFKPLYGSQLVCGWAELWGYPIGILANNGILFSEESQKGAQFIQLCNRSDTPLLFVQNVTGFMVGTRYERGGIIKHGSMLINAVSNSRVPHLTLMIGASYGAGNYGMSGRAYDPRFVFSWPNHRSAVMGPKQLAGVMSIVQRAAATRAGRDYDEDADRTMRAAIEDQIERESTALFATGRLWDDGIIDPRDTRTVLGIALSVTHSAPVQGAEAFGVFRM from the coding sequence ATGGGGGCCTCACCACCGACCACGATCGACCCGCGGTCGGAGGCGTTCCGCGCCAACCGGGAGGCGATGATGGCCCTGCTCGACGAGGTACGCGCCGCCGAGGCCCGGGTGCTCGCCGGCGGCGGCGATCGCTACGTCCGGCGCCACCGCCAACGGGGCAAGTTGCTCGTGCGAGAGCGCATCGACCTGCTCGTGGACCGCGACAGCCCGTTCCTGGAGCTCTCCGCGCTGGCCGGCTGGGGCACCGACGACCCGCTCGGCGGGGCGATGGTCACCGGCATCGGGCAGATCGCCGGGGTCGAGTGTGTGATCAGCGCCAACGACCCGACGGTGAAGGGAGGCACCTCCTCCCCCACGACCATCGCCAAGTCCCTGCGGGCTCAGGAGATCGCGCTCCGCAACCGCCTGCCGGTGGTCAACCTGACCGAGTCCGGTGGCGCCGACCTCCCCAAGCAGGCCGACGTGTTCGTCCCGGGCGGCGCCACCTTCAAGAACCTCACCCGCCTGTCGGCCGCCGGCATCCCGACCGTCACCCTGGTGTTCGGCTCGTCGACGGCCGGTGGGGCCTACGTGCCGGGCATGAGCGACTACACGGTGTTCGTGGAGGGGGGCGCCAAGGTGTTCCTGGGCGGCCCTCCCCTGGTGAAGATGGCCATCGACGAGGACGCCGACGAGGAGCAGCTCGGCGGCGCCGAGATGCACGCCCGGGTCTCCGGCCTCGCCGACTTCCTGGCCGCGAACGAGCACGACGCCCTCCGCCTGGGCCGCACGATCGTTCGACGGTTGGGCTGGCGGAAGGCTGGTCCCCCACCGAGGGGTCCGGGCGCGCCGCCGCGCCTGGACCCCGAGGAGCTGCTGGGGGTCGCGCCGGCCGACGTGCGGATCCCCTTCGACGCCCGGGAGGTGCTCTGGCGGGTGGTCGACGACAGCAACTTCGACGAGTTCAAACCGCTCTACGGGAGCCAGCTCGTGTGTGGCTGGGCCGAGCTGTGGGGCTACCCCATCGGCATCCTGGCCAACAACGGGATCTTGTTCTCCGAGGAATCGCAGAAGGGTGCGCAGTTCATCCAGCTGTGCAACCGCAGCGACACCCCGCTGCTGTTCGTGCAGAACGTCACCGGGTTCATGGTGGGCACCCGCTACGAGCGAGGCGGGATCATCAAGCACGGCTCGATGCTCATCAACGCGGTCTCCAACTCCCGGGTCCCCCACCTCACCCTGATGATCGGGGCCTCCTACGGCGCCGGCAACTACGGGATGTCCGGCCGGGCGTACGACCCCCGGTTCGTGTTCAGCTGGCCCAACCACCGCAGCGCGGTGATGGGCCCGAAGCAGCTCGCGGGGGTGATGTCGATCGTCCAGCGGGCCGCGGCCACTCGGGCCGGGCGGGACTACGACGAGGACGCCGACCGCACGATGCGGGCGGCGATCGAAGACCAGATCGAGCGGGAGTCGACCGCCCTGTTCGCCACGGGTCGCCTGTGGGACGACGGCATCATCGACCCCCGCGACACCCGCACCGTCCTGGGCATCGCCCTGTCCGTCACCCACTCCGCTCCCGTGCAGGGCGCGGAGGCCTTCGGCGTGTTCCGGATGTGA
- a CDS encoding acetyl/propionyl/methylcrotonyl-CoA carboxylase subunit alpha, whose product MSRIDTLLIANRGEIAVRIIRAARRLGMRTVAVYAEPDRDALHVRAADVAVPLGGSSAAESYLDVRKIVAAAERTGAGAVHPGYGFLAESAPAAAAVEAAGLTWVGPHVEAIRLMGDKLEAKRVAAGVGVPTLPSAALTGDTPFVLHEQAAAVGYPLLVKAAAGGGGKGMRLVETQDGLAGAVATARREAQASFADPRVFAERWLVGPRHIEVQVVADRHGHITHLGERECSIQRRHQKLIEEAPSPAVDPALRRRLGEAACALARAIGYDSVGTVELLVDPDTGEFFFLEMNTRLQVEHPVTEEVTGVDLVALQLRVAEGEPVVRDLSDAAAEGHAIEARLYAERPGAGWLPAFGTLHRFRCPDELVRCDAGVDDGSEISTFYDPLLAKVIAHGTTRDEAIGRLVRALTTMQIHGVETNRDHLVAVLEDADFRAGRTPISYVEDHPLLLDASPGQSVRTAHAIAAALVGRHRRRLADEHWRHAPGGWRNVDRDHHEVVAFDTGGATLEVTYRVGADGSFAATVGDETLEGRLLEISPDRARLEIGAVMVSCAVNQVGARIWVNSAAGQTELRELSRFPERRAASAASGPTAPVPGRVVRVEVEVGSRVTAGQTLVVLEAMKVEHRIAAAADGRVAEILVGEGANVDAHQLLVRVEEQP is encoded by the coding sequence ATGAGCCGCATCGACACCCTGCTGATCGCCAACCGGGGCGAGATCGCCGTGCGCATCATCCGCGCCGCCCGGCGCCTGGGCATGCGCACCGTGGCCGTGTACGCCGAGCCGGACCGCGACGCCCTCCACGTCCGTGCCGCCGACGTGGCCGTCCCCCTCGGAGGCTCCTCGGCCGCCGAGTCCTACCTGGACGTCCGCAAGATCGTGGCCGCGGCCGAGCGCACCGGCGCCGGCGCGGTGCACCCCGGCTACGGGTTCCTGGCCGAGAGCGCGCCGGCCGCGGCCGCGGTCGAGGCGGCCGGCCTCACCTGGGTCGGCCCCCACGTCGAGGCCATCCGGCTGATGGGAGACAAGCTGGAGGCCAAGCGGGTGGCTGCCGGCGTCGGGGTCCCCACGCTTCCGAGCGCCGCGCTCACCGGCGACACCCCGTTCGTGCTCCACGAGCAGGCCGCGGCGGTCGGCTACCCGCTGCTGGTCAAGGCGGCCGCCGGCGGAGGGGGCAAAGGCATGCGGCTGGTCGAGACCCAGGACGGGCTGGCCGGCGCGGTGGCGACGGCCCGCCGGGAAGCACAGGCCTCGTTCGCCGACCCGCGGGTGTTCGCGGAGCGGTGGCTGGTCGGCCCGCGGCACATCGAGGTGCAGGTGGTCGCCGATCGCCACGGCCACATCACCCACCTGGGTGAACGCGAGTGCTCGATCCAGCGCCGGCACCAGAAGCTCATCGAGGAGGCACCCTCCCCCGCGGTCGACCCGGCCCTGCGCCGACGCCTGGGGGAGGCCGCGTGCGCGCTGGCCCGGGCCATCGGCTACGACAGCGTGGGCACCGTCGAGCTGCTCGTGGACCCCGACACCGGCGAGTTCTTCTTCCTGGAGATGAACACCCGCCTCCAGGTCGAGCACCCCGTCACCGAGGAGGTCACCGGCGTCGACCTGGTCGCCCTCCAGCTCCGGGTGGCCGAGGGTGAACCGGTGGTCCGCGATCTGTCGGACGCCGCCGCCGAGGGGCACGCCATCGAGGCCCGGCTGTACGCCGAGCGGCCGGGAGCGGGCTGGCTGCCCGCCTTCGGGACCCTCCATCGCTTCCGCTGTCCGGATGAGCTGGTCCGCTGCGATGCCGGCGTCGACGACGGGAGCGAGATCAGCACGTTCTACGACCCCCTGCTGGCAAAGGTGATCGCGCACGGCACGACCCGCGACGAGGCGATCGGCCGGCTGGTGCGGGCGTTGACCACCATGCAGATCCACGGGGTGGAGACCAACCGCGACCACCTCGTGGCGGTGCTCGAGGACGCCGACTTCCGCGCCGGGCGGACCCCGATCTCCTACGTCGAGGATCACCCGTTGCTGCTCGATGCGTCACCCGGGCAGTCGGTGCGCACCGCTCACGCCATCGCCGCCGCCCTGGTCGGGCGCCACCGGAGGCGGCTGGCGGACGAGCACTGGCGGCACGCCCCCGGGGGCTGGCGCAACGTCGACCGCGACCACCATGAGGTGGTGGCGTTCGACACCGGCGGGGCCACCCTCGAGGTCACCTACCGGGTGGGTGCCGACGGGTCCTTCGCCGCCACGGTCGGCGACGAGACCCTCGAGGGGCGGCTCCTCGAGATCAGCCCGGACCGAGCTCGGCTGGAGATCGGTGCGGTGATGGTCTCCTGTGCCGTCAACCAGGTGGGCGCCCGGATCTGGGTCAACTCCGCGGCCGGCCAGACGGAGCTGCGCGAGCTCTCCCGGTTCCCCGAGCGGCGCGCCGCCTCGGCCGCCTCCGGTCCCACCGCTCCCGTCCCCGGTCGGGTGGTGCGGGTGGAGGTGGAGGTCGGCTCGAGGGTGACCGCCGGCCAGACGCTGGTGGTCCTCGAGGCCATGAAGGTGGAGCACCGCATCGCCGCGGCAGCCGATGGGCGGGTGGCCGAGATCCTGGTGGGCGAGGGAGCCAACGTCGATGCCCACCAGCTCCTGGTGCGAGTGGAGGAGCAGCCATGA
- a CDS encoding acyclic terpene utilization AtuA family protein produces MTAGSDAPPREPLRVANCSGFYGDRLSAAREMVDGGPIDVLTGDWLAELTMLILAKDRLKDPDRGFAGTFLTQLEEVLGTCLDRGIRVVTNAGGLNPAGCAGAVEQLAARLGLAPKVAYVEGDDLMGRLGELRAAGIDLANLDTGETLDEVGAEPITANAYLGGFGIAEALTRGADVVVTGRVTDAALVVGPAAAHFGWSRTDWDPLAGAVVAGHVIECGAQCTGGNYAFFQEVPGIERCGFPIAEVHRDGSSVITKHPGTGGLVSVGTVTAQLLYEIQGVLYDNPDVVTRFDTIRLEQEGPDRVRISGVRGLPAPAHTKVAINYLGGHRNTMTFVLTGLDIEEKAAVAERTLWSLIPGGKASFDAVDVRLVRTDRPDPRTNEDALAQLRITVIDRDPAKVGRAFSNKVIEMVLASYPGLFTTSPPSEATSFGVYWPALVPADLPRHEVVVEGERIRIDPVRPDHRPASPPPVLDGDSGLAPPPLTLSGETVRAPLGLVAGARSGDKGGNANIGVWARHPDAWPWLTRTLTVDALRELMPAETDGLEVERAELPNLYALNFVIRGLLGRGVAASTRTDPQAKGLGEYLRAKLLDIPIELLPSEAR; encoded by the coding sequence ATGACCGCAGGATCCGATGCCCCGCCCCGGGAGCCGCTCCGGGTCGCCAACTGCAGCGGCTTCTACGGCGATCGCCTCTCCGCTGCCCGAGAGATGGTCGACGGCGGCCCGATCGACGTGCTCACGGGTGACTGGCTGGCGGAGCTCACGATGCTCATCCTGGCCAAGGACCGACTCAAGGACCCGGACCGGGGCTTCGCCGGGACCTTCCTCACCCAGCTCGAGGAGGTGCTCGGCACCTGCCTCGACCGCGGTATTCGGGTGGTCACCAACGCCGGTGGCCTCAACCCGGCCGGCTGCGCGGGCGCGGTCGAGCAGCTCGCAGCCCGGCTGGGGCTGGCGCCCAAGGTGGCCTACGTCGAAGGTGACGACCTCATGGGACGGCTCGGCGAGCTGCGAGCCGCAGGCATCGACCTCGCCAACCTCGACACGGGCGAGACCCTCGACGAGGTCGGGGCCGAGCCCATCACCGCCAACGCCTACCTCGGTGGGTTCGGCATCGCCGAGGCCTTGACCAGAGGTGCCGACGTGGTGGTGACCGGCCGGGTCACCGACGCGGCCCTCGTCGTCGGGCCCGCCGCCGCGCACTTCGGCTGGTCCCGCACGGACTGGGACCCCTTGGCCGGCGCCGTGGTGGCCGGGCACGTCATCGAGTGCGGCGCGCAGTGCACCGGTGGGAACTACGCGTTCTTCCAGGAGGTGCCGGGCATCGAACGCTGCGGCTTCCCCATCGCGGAGGTCCACCGGGACGGCTCCAGCGTCATCACCAAGCACCCCGGCACCGGTGGGCTGGTGTCGGTGGGCACGGTCACCGCCCAGCTCCTCTACGAGATCCAGGGGGTCCTCTACGACAACCCCGACGTGGTGACGCGCTTCGACACCATCAGGCTGGAGCAGGAGGGCCCGGACCGGGTGCGTATCTCAGGGGTGCGCGGGCTGCCCGCGCCGGCCCACACCAAGGTGGCGATCAACTACCTCGGCGGTCACCGCAACACCATGACCTTCGTGCTGACCGGCCTCGACATCGAGGAGAAGGCCGCCGTCGCGGAGCGCACCCTCTGGTCGCTCATCCCCGGCGGCAAGGCGTCCTTCGACGCCGTCGACGTGCGGCTGGTGCGCACCGACCGGCCCGACCCGCGAACCAACGAGGACGCGCTCGCCCAGCTCCGGATCACCGTCATCGACCGCGACCCGGCGAAGGTGGGCCGCGCCTTCTCCAACAAGGTGATCGAGATGGTGCTGGCCAGTTACCCCGGTCTGTTCACCACCAGCCCGCCGTCGGAGGCCACCAGCTTCGGCGTCTACTGGCCCGCGCTGGTGCCCGCCGACCTACCCCGACACGAGGTGGTCGTGGAGGGCGAGCGGATCAGGATCGACCCGGTCCGCCCGGACCACCGACCAGCGAGCCCGCCGCCGGTGCTGGACGGCGATTCCGGGCTCGCACCGCCACCGCTGACACTGAGCGGCGAGACGGTGCGCGCGCCACTCGGGTTGGTCGCCGGTGCGCGCTCGGGAGACAAGGGCGGCAACGCCAACATCGGTGTCTGGGCTCGCCACCCCGACGCATGGCCCTGGTTGACCCGCACGTTGACCGTCGACGCGCTGCGGGAGCTGATGCCCGCCGAGACCGACGGGCTGGAAGTCGAGCGGGCCGAGCTGCCGAACCTGTATGCGCTGAACTTCGTGATCCGAGGTCTGCTGGGACGCGGGGTCGCCGCCTCGACCCGTACCGATCCCCAGGCGAAGGGGCTCGGCGAGTACCTGCGGGCCAAGCTGCTCGACATCCCCATCGAGCTGCTGCCCAGCGAGGCCCGCTGA
- a CDS encoding acyl-CoA dehydrogenase family protein, with protein MVAFTDEHEMFRQTVRDVVEREINPHADDWERAGSFPAHDLFPKLGALGILGLEYDPAYGGQGADHLFTVVYGEEMGRCETGGVAMAVSVQTDMATPALHRFGSEELKRRFLAPAIRGEMVAAIAVTEPDAGSDVAGLRTRAVRDGDEWLINGTKLYITNGTQADWLCLLARTSDEGGHRGMSQIIVPTSTEGVSVSRRLDKLGQRSSDTAELSFVDVRVPVDHTIGTIGRGFQQQMAQFQNERLIASYMAVGNLGLALERTIAYVRERQAFGRSLADNQWIQFKLAELLAEVDLLRHYNYACAQAIVDGADQLTITRMASIAKLKAGRLQRQVADTCIQFHGGIGYMEETWTARYFRDSRLLSIGGGADEVMLRILAQLEGIGRA; from the coding sequence ATGGTCGCCTTCACCGACGAGCACGAGATGTTCCGCCAGACGGTGCGCGACGTCGTCGAGCGGGAGATCAACCCCCACGCCGACGACTGGGAACGGGCGGGCTCCTTCCCCGCCCACGATCTGTTCCCGAAGCTCGGTGCGCTCGGGATCCTCGGCCTGGAGTACGACCCCGCCTACGGCGGCCAGGGCGCCGACCACCTGTTCACCGTGGTGTACGGCGAGGAGATGGGACGCTGCGAGACCGGCGGGGTAGCCATGGCGGTGAGCGTCCAGACCGACATGGCGACCCCGGCGCTGCACCGGTTCGGTAGCGAGGAGCTCAAGCGTCGCTTCTTGGCGCCGGCCATCCGGGGAGAGATGGTGGCGGCGATCGCGGTGACCGAGCCCGACGCGGGCAGCGACGTGGCCGGCTTGCGCACCAGGGCCGTGCGTGACGGGGACGAGTGGTTGATCAACGGGACGAAGCTCTACATCACGAACGGCACGCAGGCCGATTGGCTCTGCCTGCTCGCTCGGACCTCGGACGAGGGCGGCCATCGGGGCATGAGCCAGATCATCGTGCCCACCTCGACCGAGGGGGTCTCGGTCAGCCGCAGACTCGACAAGCTCGGGCAGCGCTCCTCCGACACCGCCGAGCTGAGCTTCGTGGACGTGCGGGTCCCGGTCGACCACACGATCGGGACGATCGGCCGGGGCTTCCAGCAGCAGATGGCGCAGTTCCAGAACGAGCGGCTCATCGCGTCGTACATGGCCGTCGGCAACCTCGGCCTGGCGCTCGAACGGACCATTGCCTACGTGCGCGAACGCCAGGCGTTCGGTCGCTCCCTCGCGGACAACCAGTGGATCCAGTTCAAGCTGGCAGAGCTGCTCGCCGAGGTCGACCTGCTGCGCCACTACAACTATGCGTGCGCGCAGGCCATCGTCGACGGCGCCGACCAGCTCACGATCACCAGGATGGCCTCGATCGCCAAGCTCAAGGCTGGCCGGCTGCAGCGGCAGGTGGCCGACACCTGCATCCAGTTCCACGGCGGCATCGGCTACATGGAAGAGACCTGGACGGCGCGTTACTTCCGCGATAGCCGGCTGCTGTCCATCGGGGGTGGCGCGGACGAGGTGATGCTGCGGATCCTCGCCCAGCTCGAGGGCATCGGGAGGGCGTAG
- the trpA gene encoding tryptophan synthase subunit alpha — MTAVPVGKLEAVLRERRSAGRKLLVPYVTGGLVPEWPDVVRAVADAGADAIEIGVPFSDPVMDGPVIQAASERALRRGTTPASVLDTLRDVDAGVPLAVMTYYNICFRMGHERFASSLVDAGVAAAILPDLPLEEVGPWAAAADEAGVETVMLAAPTAPDERLPRICERARGFVYAVGLLGVTGERNALASSALVIARRLKAVTDTPVLVGVGVSDASQAVEACQEADGVVIGSALVRRLLDGEGASGAHGFMAGIRRALDAG, encoded by the coding sequence ATGACGGCCGTGCCGGTCGGCAAGCTCGAAGCCGTCCTTCGAGAGCGCCGCAGCGCGGGTCGCAAGCTCCTCGTCCCCTACGTCACGGGCGGGCTGGTACCGGAGTGGCCCGATGTCGTGCGGGCGGTCGCCGACGCCGGAGCGGACGCGATCGAGATCGGGGTGCCCTTCTCGGACCCGGTGATGGACGGCCCGGTGATCCAGGCGGCCAGCGAACGGGCCCTCCGGCGGGGCACGACCCCTGCGTCCGTGCTCGACACCCTGCGCGACGTGGACGCCGGGGTGCCGCTGGCGGTGATGACCTACTACAACATCTGCTTCCGCATGGGTCACGAGCGCTTTGCCAGCTCGCTCGTCGACGCCGGTGTGGCGGCTGCGATCCTCCCCGACCTGCCGCTCGAGGAGGTCGGTCCGTGGGCGGCCGCGGCCGACGAGGCCGGGGTCGAGACGGTGATGCTCGCGGCCCCCACCGCTCCCGACGAGCGCCTGCCCCGCATCTGCGAGCGAGCCCGGGGGTTCGTGTACGCGGTGGGCCTGCTTGGGGTGACCGGCGAACGCAACGCGCTGGCGTCGAGCGCACTGGTCATCGCCCGCCGCCTGAAGGCCGTCACCGACACGCCGGTGCTGGTCGGGGTGGGCGTCTCCGACGCCTCGCAGGCCGTCGAGGCCTGCCAGGAGGCCGACGGGGTGGTGATCGGCTCGGCCCTGGTGCGCCGCCTGCTGGACGGGGAGGGTGCGAGCGGGGCGCACGGGTTCATGGCCGGCATTCGCCGGGCACTCGACGCCGGTTGA
- the trpB gene encoding tryptophan synthase subunit beta, whose amino-acid sequence MPLGPPDASGRFGEFGGRFVPETLVPACEELDQAFRSAWADVSFRTELDTLLRDYAGRPSPLTECERLSAELGVRVLLKREDLNHTGSHKINNVLGQALLARRMGKTRLVAETGAGQHGVATATAAALLGMACTVYMGEVDMQRQALNVFRMRLLGAEVVPAVSGSRTLKDAVNDAMRDWVATVETTHYCLGSVMGPHPYPWMVRELHRVIGDEARAQARQVLDGADPDVVTACVGGGSNAIGIFSGFVDTDAELVGVEPAGGAAVGRGVPGVVHGMKSYLLQDEWGQVLEAQSISAGLDYPGVGPEHSHLAAIGRARYEQVTDAEVIDAFQMLSRTEGIIPALEPAHALAWVSRDRGQLAGRTVLVNLSGRGDKDVAQMMDILG is encoded by the coding sequence ATGCCTCTCGGTCCACCCGACGCCTCCGGCCGGTTCGGCGAGTTCGGCGGGCGCTTCGTCCCCGAGACCCTGGTTCCGGCCTGCGAGGAGCTCGACCAGGCGTTCCGATCGGCGTGGGCCGACGTGTCCTTTCGGACTGAGCTCGACACACTGCTGCGCGACTACGCGGGCCGGCCTTCGCCCTTGACCGAGTGCGAGCGGCTCTCCGCGGAGCTGGGGGTGCGCGTGCTCCTCAAGCGGGAAGACCTCAACCACACCGGCTCCCACAAGATCAACAACGTGCTCGGCCAGGCACTGCTGGCCCGGCGGATGGGCAAGACCCGTCTGGTGGCCGAGACCGGTGCCGGCCAGCACGGCGTGGCCACCGCGACCGCGGCGGCGCTGCTCGGCATGGCGTGCACGGTGTACATGGGCGAGGTCGACATGCAGCGCCAGGCGCTCAACGTGTTCCGGATGCGCCTGCTCGGCGCCGAGGTGGTCCCCGCGGTGTCCGGCAGCCGCACCCTGAAGGATGCGGTGAACGATGCGATGCGCGACTGGGTGGCTACCGTCGAGACGACGCACTACTGCCTGGGCTCGGTGATGGGCCCGCATCCCTACCCGTGGATGGTGCGAGAGCTGCACCGGGTCATCGGTGACGAGGCGAGAGCGCAGGCCCGCCAGGTGCTCGACGGCGCGGACCCCGACGTGGTCACCGCGTGTGTCGGTGGTGGGTCCAACGCCATCGGGATCTTCTCCGGCTTCGTGGACACCGATGCCGAGCTGGTGGGCGTGGAGCCCGCCGGTGGAGCGGCCGTCGGCCGGGGTGTGCCCGGAGTGGTCCACGGCATGAAGTCGTACCTGCTGCAGGACGAGTGGGGGCAGGTGCTCGAAGCACAGTCGATATCGGCCGGTCTCGACTACCCCGGGGTCGGGCCCGAGCACTCCCACCTGGCGGCCATCGGCCGAGCCCGTTACGAGCAGGTCACCGACGCGGAGGTGATTGACGCGTTCCAGATGCTGTCGCGAACCGAGGGCATCATCCCCGCGTTGGAGCCGGCGCACGCGCTGGCCTGGGTCAGTCGTGACCGTGGACAGCTCGCGGGTCGCACGGTGCTGGTGAACCTCTCCGGTCGGGGTGACAAGGACGTCGCCCAGATGATGGACATCCTGGGATGA
- a CDS encoding phosphoribosylanthranilate isomerase, translating to MFVKICGITNEEDALLAVAMGADALGFVFAPSPRQIAPAAARDIVRRLPHEVLTVGVFRDQSAQQVVETVNQIGLRGAQLHGHESPAEAEWVRRRVPFVIKAFAAGDRMFDRMDDYEVDALLVDSADPGSGKVFDWSVAEHLPLHKRIIVAGGLTPDNVAEAISRFNPWGVDVASGVESSPGHKDALAVMRFVNAAKGSEDDGPEPVIDIGAGHEVQPYDWEEDTFTG from the coding sequence GTGTTCGTGAAGATCTGCGGCATCACGAACGAGGAGGATGCGCTGCTGGCGGTGGCCATGGGCGCCGACGCCCTCGGCTTCGTGTTCGCGCCCTCCCCCAGGCAGATCGCGCCGGCGGCGGCCCGTGACATCGTGCGACGCCTGCCGCACGAGGTGCTCACGGTGGGCGTGTTCCGCGACCAGTCCGCCCAGCAGGTGGTGGAGACGGTCAACCAGATCGGGTTGCGTGGCGCCCAGCTCCACGGGCACGAGTCACCCGCGGAGGCCGAGTGGGTCCGCCGGCGGGTGCCGTTCGTCATCAAGGCCTTCGCCGCCGGTGACCGCATGTTCGACCGCATGGACGACTACGAGGTGGACGCGCTCCTGGTCGACTCGGCCGATCCGGGCTCCGGCAAGGTCTTCGACTGGTCCGTCGCCGAGCACCTGCCGTTGCACAAGCGCATCATCGTGGCTGGTGGCCTGACCCCCGACAACGTGGCGGAGGCCATCAGCCGGTTCAACCCGTGGGGTGTCGACGTGGCCAGCGGGGTCGAGTCCTCGCCGGGCCACAAGGACGCGCTGGCCGTGATGCGGTTCGTCAACGCTGCCAAGGGGTCCGAGGACGACGGCCCGGAGCCGGTGATCGACATCGGTGCGGGTCACGAGGTCCAGCCCTACGACTGGGAAGAGGACACCTTCACCGGTTGA